TTGTTCGAACCGGTTAAGATTGGAAATGTGAAGGAGTTGAACCGTCTGGGTGTAAATATACACTTTAACACCACCGTATCATCTAAGCAATTGCTGGTAATGGATGCAGATACGATTATCTGCGCTACCGGCTCATGCGATTATATACCCCCGATAGACGGGATTAACCATAAACAGGTTGTTACCGCCAAGCAATTAATGGGCGGGGCTATGGTAGGGGATAAGGTTGCGGTTATCGGCAGCGGTTTGGTAGGTTGTGAAGTTGCAATTTCCCTGAGAAGTATTTCATAACAAGGAGAGGAAATTATGAAAATTAGAAAAATTGGAGTTTTAGGTGCCGGCACAATGGGAGCGGGAATTGCGCAAGTAAGCATTGAAGCAGGTTATAACGTCGTCTTAATCGATGTAGTTCCAGAAGTAGTGGAAAAGGCAATAAAAGGTTTAAACAAGGTATGGGCCAAGGCTGTGGAAAAAGGCAAACTGACCGCCGAAAGTGTGGCAAATTATAATGCTCTGCTGACCAGCAGCACAGATATTAACGATTTTAAAGATGTTGACATTGTGATTGAAGCCATTGTAGAAAATATTGATATCAAGAAAAAAGTTCATAAAAAACTTAGCGAAATTTGTAAGGATAATGCTATTCTAGCATCCAATACCTCTGCCTTAAGCATTACGGAGATCGCTGCTGCCACTAACCGCCCAGACAAAGTGTTGGGAATGCATTTCTTCAATCCGGTACCCCTTATGAAATTAGTGGAAGTAATTCCCGGCGTTGTAACAAAGGATGATGTTGTGCAAACAGTCATGGAATTGTCTACGAAAATTGGTAAAGATCCAGTGAAGGCTCAAGAAAGTCCTGGCTTTATCGTCAATCGCATCTTAGTCCCCTATATTAATGAAGCTGCTAATGTTTACCAGGAGGGCATCGCCACAGTCGAAGAAATCGATAAAGCCATGAAATTGGGCGCAGGAATGCCGATGGGCCCCTTGGCCTTAGCTGATATGATTGGAATCGATATTGCCTTAGCAGTATGTGAATTTTTCTATAACGAATTTGGCGATTCCAAATATCGACCTTCACTGGCATTCAAACAAAAAGTCCGTGCTGGACACTTGGGCAGAAAGACAGGCAAGGGCTTCTATGACTATAGCAGATAAGAGAAATTGAACGGCCGATCAAGGATGATTATAGCAACAAGATAGAATGGAGGACAAAATATGGAATTCAATACTCTTATTTTGGAGAAAGAAGAGTATCTTGCCACACTTTATATTAACCGTCCTAAAGCCCTGAATGCTCTTAATTCCGAAGCATTGTTCGAGCTTGAAACAGCTGTTAGAGATATAAGATCTGATTCCAACATTAAGGTTATGATCATTACAGGAGCAGGAGACAAGGCATTTGTGGCCGGGGCCGACATCACTTTTATGGTTCCACTTACTTCAGATGAGGGAAGATTCTTCTCAGATCTAGGAGAGAGAGTAATGCGGCAGATAGAACTTTTGGAAAAACCTGTAATTGCTGCTATTAACGGTTTTGCCCTGGGCGGTGGTTGTGAGCTGGCCATGGCCTGTGATATTAGATTAGCCTCGGAAACTGCGGTCTTTGCTCTGCCCGAAGTAGGACTTGGCATTATACCGGGCTTTGGCGGAACACAACGGCTTCCTCGTTTGATTGGCGAAGGACGCGCTAAAGAACTTACTTTCACAGCTAATAAGATTAATGCCCAGGAGGCTTTCCGAATCGGTCTGGTAAACAATGTTTATCCACCCGACCAATTGATGGATGAAGCAAAGAACCTTGC
This Desulfosporosinus orientis DSM 765 DNA region includes the following protein-coding sequences:
- a CDS encoding FAD-dependent oxidoreductase, whose translation is MSNKYSRLFEPVKIGNVKELNRLGVNIHFNTTVSSKQLLVMDADTIICATGSCDYIPPIDGINHKQVVTAKQLMGGAMVGDKVAVIGSGLVGCEVAISLRSIS
- a CDS encoding 3-hydroxyacyl-CoA dehydrogenase family protein, which encodes MKIRKIGVLGAGTMGAGIAQVSIEAGYNVVLIDVVPEVVEKAIKGLNKVWAKAVEKGKLTAESVANYNALLTSSTDINDFKDVDIVIEAIVENIDIKKKVHKKLSEICKDNAILASNTSALSITEIAAATNRPDKVLGMHFFNPVPLMKLVEVIPGVVTKDDVVQTVMELSTKIGKDPVKAQESPGFIVNRILVPYINEAANVYQEGIATVEEIDKAMKLGAGMPMGPLALADMIGIDIALAVCEFFYNEFGDSKYRPSLAFKQKVRAGHLGRKTGKGFYDYSR
- a CDS encoding short-chain-enoyl-CoA hydratase — encoded protein: MEFNTLILEKEEYLATLYINRPKALNALNSEALFELETAVRDIRSDSNIKVMIITGAGDKAFVAGADITFMVPLTSDEGRFFSDLGERVMRQIELLEKPVIAAINGFALGGGCELAMACDIRLASETAVFALPEVGLGIIPGFGGTQRLPRLIGEGRAKELTFTANKINAQEAFRIGLVNNVYPPDQLMDEAKNLAKKIAANAPLAVGYAKHAINKGLQVDIDTAMSIESDIFGLCCATIDKIEGMSAFVEKRKPKFEGK